In Ciconia boyciana chromosome 3, ASM3463844v1, whole genome shotgun sequence, a genomic segment contains:
- the IGF2R gene encoding cation-independent mannose-6-phosphate receptor, with the protein MAPARPRAAALAPLLLVLLSLPLGPEGGGGAAAALSDAYRDLCSYTWEAIDADKHVLYKINFCFGVEECGRSSAVCAYDINKKTYLSVGDLGLQKLSNTLLELNTTHDCLQQGSQHQIQSNINFLCGKTLGTPEFVTATECVHYFEWRTFVACKKDLFKPVKEVPCYVFDEDLKKHDLNPLIQVSGHYLVDDSDDDSLFINICRDLGSSSGETRNCPAGSAACLLHEGQAYDVGHPWKQLKLHDKDRLILSYEGIYSDGEKPDFCLGHNPAVTITFVCPSKRGEESAGPKLTAKTNCRYEIEWVTEYACHRDYLESRSCLLTNEQHDISIDLSSLTQLPDYVTPYLAKDDKEEYYYYLNICGKTTAGNCKDSTGYVSSCQVKSSNNQQKVTGRFENQTLRYSDGDLTLIYPNGDTCSSGFQRMTVINFECNETAGNDGRGTPVFTGEVDCTYFFTWDTKYACVKEKEDLLCRVADKRKHYDLSPLIRSSELAQNWEAVDSSFSEVGRKHYYINVCHKVLKKGGASSCPDDAAICSVDKQNKSKNLGTFVSSPKKVGENIQLTYSNGDSCGVNKKIKTVITLVCRPGDLESAPILMSEGVCSYAFDWYTAAACVLSKTEGDNCQVSDPQAGFSFDLSPLAKKNGHYIVNTTEYLFYINICGSVPDELCHTKSAACQVTQSKDQFWSLGLPSSKLSYYDGLIQLTYKNGTAYNDEKKTQRSTLITFLCDRQAGIGQPEYQIEDNYTYNFRWYTEYACPEMPLECVVTDPNTMDQYDLSSLSKSEKRGENWYAMDNSRPSERKKYYINVCRPLIAVPGCDRRASVCQMEYRHDHVSYSEVTSISNLGVASKELVVERPGHIFLTYANGSVCIDADGKKTTYTTTIHFICSKGTLSSSPRFIAIQECVATFLWETEAACPIKETKDDSQSCSVRDPNTGFLFNLQPLASGKGYMASGIGKKFLLNICGPMPDCGKINGKTAAGCEAENLTLVRLVELDKTLYLSGEGFLTLTYRGPLRVLSGTSDTFTVTFICNDSYPGELKFVREEINSVLNIHDTFFEFHTALACAPAPVDCQVTDAAGNEYDLSDLSKEGEPWVAIDTSKEAKKRTFFLNVCKPLPYVPGCPGGAIGSCVKYTDKSKNLGVIQINPQAATDGSLSIIYLNGDTCKDKQRYSTRIIFQCDQTMGSPVLEQEDDCEFVFVWRTLAACPVHKAEGEDCQVKDPRYGHVYNLKPLSNKDIKVSTDEYDYYFRVCGEITEPCKPEAHTVSSCQVKKMDNTFRKVAGLLTEKLTFRNGLIMINYTNGEKCHKIYERSTAILFYCDKTTSEPVFLRETPDCTYMFEWHTQYACPPVKSTECSYRDDEGNFYDFSSLTRHRENWEAIALSASAQKYYINVCKPLVPYGAARSCPSDAAASLMEGAKCTSLGEVADGPRWENGISILKYINGEQCPDKIRKKTTILRLKCDESKIESKPELITAIEDCEYTFLWFTAAACPLKSNVQNDCRVTNPATGHLFDLTSLKRESGYTIKDSHNRKIELNVCAEAKSSCANGAAVCITGGPKPINAGKLSKTLTYEDQVLKLVYEDGDPCPADLELKHKSYFSFVCKSDVGGDSWPVFLSFDEQTCTSYFSWHTSLACEEEVKCSVLNGSSIIDLSPLIHRAGYYEAFVDEDITDVSPDFYINICEPLSPIKDVSCPPGAAVCMVPVNESPIDIGRITEPPKLNEAVNEVYITYNSTTPCQINNKLNYTSLIVFHCSQGTSLGKPKMIRKLDCSFVFEWETPVVCPDKVKTLGCSVTDEQLHYTFNLTSLSGRSFEVFAGSNSYHVGVCSKAADLPQGKCKDGAVCLTSESGASSFGNIKEMKMDYSHQDETVILQYTGGDRCPPVTEKGELCVFPFKYKGKTYEECITEEKDRPWCATTENYQRDGKWGFCGNATARRESTIIFTCDENAGVGRPHLLSETLGCAVTFEWKTQAVCPPKKMECKFVQNHRTYDLRMLSSLTGSWIFFHNGNSYYVNLCQRVHEGPTGCPERASICRKSNNGDVQVLGLVHTQKLNVTGDIVYISYSSGQECRKNKKVTTVIALKCAKTVGMPMLQRIDEENCAYYITWDTRAACAVKQQEVEVVNGTVINPATGKNFSLGDVYYKLYTASGDIRTNGDKYVYEIQLSGIRNSSFPECSGANICQVKTNERRFRRIGSARKAKYYVEDDDLDVTFSSDSRCGKDKSKFVSSTIFFHCSLRVKEGIPEFLHETADCQYLFTWYTSAVCPLISTNDPGSNEHQTDQEAQVHKGLSRRSQAVGAVLSVLLVVLTACLIILLFYKKERREIVINKITNCCRRTSGVSYKYTKINSEEEANENETEWLMEEVAAPNQRTAKGGQENGHITTKSVTSEAFTSLHVDDQDSEDEVLTIPDVKIQTGRGLDKSKHPQKKPPSLGSDDKAYLLNGGKERKAKAKPGQQQAQNSTNTVSFHDDSDEDLLNI; encoded by the exons TGAAGATTTGAAGAAACACGACTTGAATCCTCTCATCCAAGTTTCAGGACACTACTTGGTGGATGATTCTGATGATGACTCCTTGTTCATAAACATCTGCAGGGACTTAG GAAGTTCAAGTGGAGAGACCAGAAACTGccctgctggcagtgctgcttgCTTGTTACATGAAGGTCAGGCGTATGATGTTGGCCATCCATGGAAACAGCTGAAACTTCATGACAAAGACAG gCTGATATTGAGTTATGAGGGAATATACAGTGATGGAGAAAAGCCAGACTTCTGCCTAGGCCATAACCCAGCAGTGACGATCACTTTTGTGTGCCCATcaaagaggggagaagag AGTGCAGGTCCCAAACTCACAGCAAAAACAAATTGCCGGTATGAAATTGAGTGGGTTACTGAGTATGCCTGTCACAGGGATTACCTGGAGAGTAGGAGCTGTCTTCTGACTAATGAGCAACATGATATCTCCATTGATTTAAGTTCACTTACTCAACTTCCAG ATTATGTCACACCATATTTAGCCAAAGATGACAAAGAGGAGTATTACTATTACTTGAATATATGCGGGAAAACCACTGCGGGTAACTGCAAAGACAGCACAGGATACGTTTCGTCTTGCCAAGTAAAATCTTCAAATAACCAGCAAAAAGTGACAGGAAGATTTGAGAACCAAACCCTAAG ATACTCTGATGGGGATCTCACTTTAATTTATCCAAATGGTGATACATGTAGTTCCGGCTTTCAGAGAATGACTGTCATAAACTTTGAGTGTAATGAAACAGCAG GTAATGATGGTAGAGGAACTCCTGTGTTTACTGGTGAAGTGGACTGcacatatttttttacttgggatacaaaatatgcatgtgttaaagagaaagaagatcTCCTTTGCAGAGTTGCTGATAAGAGAAAACACTATGACTTGTCACCTCTGATCCGCAGTTCAG AGTTAGCCCAGAACTGGGAAGCTGTGGACAGTAGCTTTTCGGAGGTAGGGAGGAAGCATTATTACATCAATGTCTGCCATAAAGTGCTGAAGAAAGGAGGAGCTTCCAGCTGCCCAGATGATGCTGCTATTTGCTCTGTAG ATAAACAAAACAAGAGTAAGAATCTTGGAACATTTGTGTCTTCTCCTAAAAAGGTTGGAGAAAATATTCAACTTACCTATTCAAATGGAGACAGCTGTGgtgttaacaaaaaaatcaaaactgtcaTCACGCTAGTGTGCAGACCAG GTGATCTAGAAAGTGCTCCAATCTTGATGTCTGAGGGTGTATGTTCTTATGCATTTGATTGGTATACTGCTGCTGCATGTGTCCTGTCTAAAACTGAAGGAGATAACTGTCAAGTCTCTGATCCTCAGGCGG GCTTCTCTTTTGATTTATCACCTCTGGCCAAGAAAAATGGGCACTATATAGTTAATACTACTGAATACTTGTTTTACATAAACATCTGTGGCAGTGTGCCGGATGAGTTGTGTCACACAAAATCAGCAGCATGCCAAGTAACACAAAG taaGGATCAGTTTTGGAGCCTTGGACTGCCCAGTTCCAAACTTTCATATTATGATGGTCTGATTCAGTTGACCTACAAAAATGGTACAGCATACAATgatgagaagaaaacacaacGATCTACCCTTATAACTTTCCTGTGTGACCGTCAAGCTGGAATAGGTCAGCCTGAATATCAG ATAGAAGATAACTATACCTACAACTTCAGGTGGTACACTGAATATGCTTGTCCTGAAATGCCACTGGAATGTGTTGTGACTGATCCCAACACCATGGACCAATATGACTTGTCAAG CTTATCAAAATCTGAGAAGAGAGGTGAAAACTGGTATGCCATGGATAATTCAAGACCAAGTGAGCGCAAGAAGTACTACATAAACGTCTGTCGACCACTGATTGCTGTCCCAGGATGCGACCGGCGAGCATCTGTCTGTCAGATGGAATATCGGCATGATCAT gTTTCTTACTCTGAAGTCACCTCTATTAGTAATCTTGGTGTTGCCAGCAAAGAACTAGTAGTTGAAAGACCTGGACACATTTTTCTAACCTATGCAAATGGCTCTGTGTGCATTGATgctgatggaaagaaaactaCTTATACCACCACCATCCACTTTATCTGTTCCAAAGGCACTCTT AGTAGCAGCCCAAGGTTTATAGCTATTCAGGAATGTGTGGCCACATTCTTATGGGAAACTGAGGCTGCTTGTCCAAtcaaggaaacaaaagatgaTTCTCAG tcctgctCTGTGCGAGATCCAAACACTGGCTTTCTGTTCAATCTGCAGCCATTAGCTTCTGGAAAAGGCTATATGGCTTCTGGCATTGGGAAGAAGTTCTTG CTAAACATTTGTGGACCCATGCCGGATTGTGgtaaaatcaatggcaaaacaGCTGCTGGATGTGAAGCAGAGAATCTGACATTGGTGAGGCTGGTGGAATTGGACAAAACCCTGTATCTGTCTGGTGAAGGGTTTCTAACTCTTACCTACAGAGGTCCTCTTCGTGTGCTATCAG GAACATCAGACACGTTCACAGTGACTTTCATTTGTAATGATTCATATCCTGGAGAGCTTAAGTTTGTGCGTGAAGAGATAAACAGCGTGCTCAACATCCATGATACTTTTTTTGAGTTTCACACAGCTCTGGCCTGTGCTCCTGCTCCTGTAGACTGCCAGGTTACAG ATGCTGCTGGCAATGAGTATGACTTAAGTGACTTGAGCAAAGAGGGTGAACCATGGGTTGCTATAGACACTTCAAAGGAAGCAAAGAAGCGaacatttttcttgaatgtCTGCAAGCCTTTGCCCTATGTGCCTGGATGCCCTG gTGGTGCCATAGGATCTTGTGTGAAATACActgataaaagcaaaaaccttGGAGTCATTCAGATAAACCCACAGGCTGCTACTGATGGGTCATTAAGCATTATCTACTTGAATGGTGACACATGCAAAGATAAGCAGCGTTATTCTACACGTATAATCTTCCAGTGTGATCAAACAATG GGATCTCCAGTGCTTGAGCAAGAGGATGACTGTGAGTTTGTATTTGTTTGGAGAACCTTGGCAGCGTGTCCTGTTCACAAAGCAGAAG gagaGGATTGCCAGGTGAAAGATCCAAGGTATGGTCATGTTTATAACCTGAAGCCACTTTCCAATAAAGATATAAAAGTGAGTACAGATGAGTATGACTACTACTTCAGAGTTTGTGGAGAAATAACAGAACCTTGCAAACCAGAGGCTCACACTGTGTCATCGTGTCAAGTAAAGAAGATGGACAATACTTTCAGAAAAGTAGCAG GCTTGCTTACAGAAAAACTGACTTTCAGAAATGGTTTAATAATGATTAATTACAccaatggagaaaaatgtcataaaatatACGAACGATCAACTGCCATATTATTCTATTGTGACAAGACTACATCTGAG ccTGTATTTTTGAGGGAAACTCCAGATTGCACTTACATGTTTGAATGGCATACTCAGTATGCTTGCCCACCTGTTAAATCTACTGAGTGCTCCTACAG GGATGATGAAGGAAACTTCTATGACTTTTCATCTCTGACACGGCACAGAGAGAACTGGGAGGCAATTGCTCTATCTGCTTCTGCACAGAAATACTATATTAATGTCTGCAAGCCCTTAGTACCATACGGTGCTGCAC GTTCCTGTCCTTCtgatgctgctgcctccctcaTGGAGGGTGCAAAATGTACAAGTCTCGGGGAAGTGGCTGATGGTCCCCGGTGGGAAAATGGTATTTCTATTCTGAAATATATTAACGGGGAGCAGTGTCCAGATAAAATTCGCAAGAAAACAACAATATTGCGCCTCAAGTGTGATGAAAGCAAAATT GAATCAAAGCCAGAACTTATAACGGCCATTGAAGATTGTGAATATACCTTCTTATGGTTCACAGCTGCTGCGTGTCCTCTTAAAAGCAATGTGCAAAATGACTGCCGGGTAACCAATCCTGCAACAG GCCACCTGTTTGATTTGACATCGCTGAAGCGAGAGTCTGGCTATACCATCAAAGATtcacacaacagaaaaattgaGTTGAATGTTTGTGCTGAAGCTAAAAGTTCATGTGCTAATGGAGCTG cTGTCTGCATCACTGGTGGTCCAAAACCAATTAATGCTGGAAAACTGAGTAAAACTTTAACTTATGAAGATCAAGTGTTAAAGCTTGTCTATGAAGATGGAGATCCTTGCCCTGCAGACCTTGAACTGAAGCATAAAAGCTATTTTAGCTTTGTATGCAAGTCTGATGTTGGAGGTGACAGCTGgcctgtttttctgtcttttgatgAGCAGACATGCACTAGTTACTTCTCTTGGCATACTTCCTTGGCTTGTGAGGAAGAG GTGAAGTGCTCAGTATTGAATGGCAGTTCCATTATTGACCTGTCTCCTCTGATCCATCGTGCTGGGTATTATGAAGCATTTGTGGATGAAGATATAACAGATGTTTCTCCAGACTTCTACATCAACATTTGTGAGCCTCTCAGTCCTATCAAAGATGTCAGTTGCCCACCTGGAGCGGCTGTTTGCATGGTTCCTGTTAATGAATCACCAATA GATATTGGTCGCATTACTGAACCTCCCAAGTTAAATGAGGCAGTAAATGAAGTTTACATCACTTACAACAGCACTACTCCTTGTCAGATAAACAACAAATTGAACTATACTTCTCTTATTGTATTTCACTGCAGCCAAGGAACTAGTCTG GGCAAGCCAAAGATGATAAGGAAACTTGACTGTAGTTTTGTGTTTGAGTGGGAAACTCCAGTTGTGTGTCCTGATAAAGTGAAAACTTTAGGCTGCTCTGTGACTGATGAACAGCTACACTATACTTTTAACCTGACCAGCCTTTCTGGAAGATCATTCGAG GTATTTGCTGGATCCAACAGTTACCATGTTGGTGTATGCAGTAAGGCAGCAGACTTGCCCCAGGGAAAATGCAAAGATGGGGCAGTGTGTCTGACTTCTGAAAGTGGTGCATCATCTTTTGGAAacataaaggaaatgaaaatggacTATAGCCACCAGGATGAAACGGTCATCTTGCAGTATACAGGAGGTGATCGGTGCCCTCCAG TGACTGAAAAGGGAGAGCTTTGTGTGTTCCCCTTCAAGTACAAAGGGAAGACCTATGAGGAATGtattacagaagaaaaggataGGCCATGGTGTGCTACAACTGAAAACTACCAGAGAGATGGAAAGTGGGGATTTTGTGGTAACG CAACTGCAAGAAGAGAATCTACCATTATCTTCACATGTGATGAAAATGCTGGTGTTGGGAGACCACACCTTCTGAGTGAGACACTTGGCTGTGCTGTGACATTTGAATGGAAGACTCAGGCTGTTTGTCCTCCCAAGAAGATGGAGTGCAAGTTTGTCCAAAACCACAGAACTTATGACTTGAGAATGCTCTCTTCCCTGACGGGATCGTGGATCTTTTTCCACAATGGGAACTC GTACTATGTGAATCTCTGTCAGAGGGTACATGAGGGACCCACAGGCTGCCCTGAAAGAGCCAGTATTTGCAGGAAAAGCAACAATGGAGACGTTCAAGTTCTTGGACTTGTTCATACACAGAAGCTGAATGTGACAG gTGATATAGTGTATATTAGTTATTCCAGTGGGCAGGAATgtaggaaaaacaagaaagtaaCAACAGTTATAGCACTGAAGTGTGCAAAAACAGTTGGCATGCCCATGCTGCAGAG GATTGATGAAGAAAACTGTGCTTACTACATCACTTGGGACACACGTGCAGCTTGTGCTGTGAAGCAGCAGGAGGTAGAGGTGGTGAACGGAACAGTTATTAATCCTGCAACTGGGAAAAACTTCTCTTTAGGGGATGTTTATTACaa GTTGTACACGGCTTCTGGAGACATACGGACAAATGGTGATAAATATGTATATGAAATTCAACTCTCTGGTATAAGAAACTCAAGTTTCCCAGAATGCTCTGGAGCAAACATCTGCCAGGTTAAAACTAATGAACGTCGCTTTCGGAGAATTGGTTCTGCCAGAAAAGCTAAATATTATGTTGAGG ATGATGACTTGGATGTCACATTTTCATCAGACTCCAGATGCGGTAAAGATAAATCAAAGTTTGTGTCTTCAACcattttcttccactgcagTCTACGAGTAAAGGAAGGCATCCCTGAATTCCTTCATGAGACAGCAGATTGCCAGTATTTATTTACCTGGTACACATCTGCTGTGTGTCCGTTAAT ATCAACCAATGATCCAGGAAGCAATGAGCACCAGACTGATCAGGAGGCCCAAGTACATAAAGGGCTTTCAAGGAGAAGTCAGGCTGTTGGTGCTGTGCTGAGTGTCCTCCTGGTTGTTCTCACTGCATGCCTAATAATCTTGCTGTTCTACAAAAAAGAGAGGAG GGAAATTGTAATAAACAAGATAACGAACTGCTGCAGAAGAACATCCGGTGTTTCTTACAAATACACAAAG ataaACAGTGAAGAAGAAGCTAATGAGAATGAAACAGAGTGGCTTATGGAGGAAGTTGCAGCACCAAatcaaagaacagcaaaagggGGGCAGGAGAATGGTCACATTACTACCAAGTCCGTTACATCTGAAGCCTTTACTTCTCTCCATGTGGATGACCAGGACAGTGAAGATGAAGTGTTAACCATTCCAGATGTAAAGATTCAGACAGGAAGAGGACTAGACAAGAGCAAGCACCCACAAAAGAAGCCGCCCAGTCTTGGAAGTGATGACAAAGCTTATTTGCTGaatgggggaaaagaaaggaaagcaaaagccaagccaggccagcagcaggcacagaacTCTACAAATACAGTATCGTTTCATGATGATAGTGATGAGGACTTGTTGAATATTTAA